A window from Armatimonas rosea encodes these proteins:
- a CDS encoding DUF1559 domain-containing protein, giving the protein MKRNAAFTLIELLVVIAIIAILAAILFPVFAQAREKARQISCLSNCKQMGTALMMYVQDYDETLCTVWSGGPPARDWTVDLIPYIKMGDTNLAAQVNAALASTRPDLFTAKLPFYQCPSKAPSRDTRGFRRGYGYNYWLARTTPITLAAMAAPAEVVTFAEVWGEVDRVWPFGTPQSDTRFFVEARHSNGLNMTYSDGHAKWINGKDRKVNWPTGTAWNGNDAPLSTAFNVFGV; this is encoded by the coding sequence ATGAAGCGCAACGCTGCATTTACTCTCATTGAACTCTTGGTGGTGATCGCGATTATCGCGATTCTTGCCGCCATTCTCTTCCCTGTCTTTGCCCAGGCCCGCGAGAAGGCCCGCCAGATTAGCTGCCTGTCGAACTGCAAGCAGATGGGCACCGCGCTCATGATGTATGTCCAGGACTACGACGAGACCCTCTGTACGGTCTGGTCGGGTGGTCCGCCGGCACGTGACTGGACCGTGGACCTGATTCCCTACATCAAGATGGGCGATACCAACCTTGCGGCTCAGGTCAATGCCGCGCTGGCATCGACCCGCCCCGATCTGTTCACGGCAAAGCTGCCGTTCTACCAGTGCCCCAGCAAGGCACCGTCGCGCGATACCCGTGGCTTCCGCCGTGGCTACGGCTACAACTACTGGCTTGCTCGCACGACCCCGATCACGCTCGCGGCGATGGCCGCTCCTGCGGAGGTGGTGACCTTTGCGGAGGTCTGGGGCGAGGTGGACCGTGTCTGGCCCTTTGGAACGCCTCAGAGCGACACGCGCTTCTTTGTTGAGGCACGTCATAGCAATGGCCTGAACATGACCTACAGCGATGGCCATGCAAAGTGGATCAACGGCAAGGATCGCAAGGTAAACTGGCCGACCGGCACCGCCTGGAACGGCAACGATGCGCCGCTCTCGACCGCATTCAATGTCTTCGGAGTCTAG
- a CDS encoding Type 1 glutamine amidotransferase-like domain-containing protein: MKLLLTSAGIKNASIRNALVDLLGKPISESNALCIPTAMYGHPWVGPGDKVWSFISGREPRTPMCELGWKSLGVLELTALPSIDEALWVPKVRETDVLLVAGGDALYLCHWMRQSGLLHLLPSLNNTVWVGLSAGSMAMTPRIGEDFVGWKPPVSSDSTGGTIDAALGLVDFSIFPHLDHAELPTNTMANAERWAAGISVPCYTIDDETAIKVSNGTVEVVSEGHWRHFPT, from the coding sequence ATGAAACTACTTCTCACTTCCGCGGGCATCAAAAATGCGAGTATCCGGAACGCGCTGGTGGACCTGCTGGGCAAACCCATTTCAGAATCGAACGCCCTCTGCATCCCCACCGCGATGTACGGCCATCCTTGGGTCGGTCCCGGCGACAAGGTGTGGTCCTTCATCAGCGGACGCGAACCCCGCACCCCGATGTGCGAGCTCGGTTGGAAGTCCCTGGGGGTTCTGGAGCTCACGGCACTGCCGAGTATCGACGAAGCGCTCTGGGTGCCCAAGGTTCGTGAGACCGATGTCCTGCTCGTGGCGGGGGGCGATGCCCTGTACTTGTGCCACTGGATGCGACAGTCGGGTCTGCTCCATCTCTTACCCTCGTTAAACAACACCGTCTGGGTGGGACTGAGCGCGGGGAGCATGGCCATGACCCCACGTATCGGGGAGGACTTTGTTGGTTGGAAGCCACCCGTTTCGAGCGACAGTACAGGCGGCACGATCGATGCGGCACTGGGTCTGGTAGACTTTTCGATCTTTCCCCACTTGGACCACGCGGAGCTCCCCACCAATACAATGGCGAATGCCGAGCGCTGGGCCGCCGGAATATCGGTGCCGTGCTACACCATCGACGACGAGACCGCGATAAAAGTGAGCAATGGTACCGTTGAAGTTGTCTCCGAGGGACACTGGCGGCACTTTCCCACCTAG
- a CDS encoding phytanoyl-CoA dioxygenase family protein, whose translation MGRLTEAQIAQFKTDGVLVAEGVLDEADLAPVIEGYTRWIDTKARELGLTDLHEGLPFDKRFAWLYVQNRAIEQGMDVMNTRLPEFFDFLRCQNLLDAVQQLLGTPELIASPIQHIRGKVTDQSGGSYFNVPWHQDAAVTWEEADHSEIVTCWIPLVDATVRNGCMEILPGVWKQGLLPHTSGPGGATIRPDALPDTPPIIGAVKKGGVIFMHRCTPHHSTPNLTDTVRWSLDLRFQPTGTPTGRPWLPSFVVRSQADPASVETDYAAWDTAWAEALAKPAPQKSAHRTM comes from the coding sequence ATGGGACGACTGACCGAGGCGCAGATCGCGCAGTTTAAGACCGACGGGGTTCTAGTGGCGGAGGGCGTGCTCGACGAGGCCGACCTAGCACCGGTGATCGAGGGCTACACGCGCTGGATCGACACGAAGGCACGGGAGCTCGGGCTCACGGACCTGCACGAGGGCCTGCCCTTCGACAAGCGCTTTGCCTGGCTCTATGTCCAGAACCGGGCGATTGAGCAGGGGATGGACGTGATGAACACGCGCCTCCCGGAGTTCTTTGATTTCCTGCGCTGCCAGAACCTCCTCGACGCCGTGCAGCAGCTCCTCGGAACCCCTGAGCTGATCGCCAGCCCGATCCAGCACATCCGCGGCAAGGTCACCGACCAGAGCGGGGGGAGCTACTTCAATGTCCCGTGGCACCAAGACGCCGCCGTGACGTGGGAGGAGGCTGACCACAGCGAGATTGTCACCTGCTGGATTCCCTTGGTGGACGCGACCGTCAGGAACGGCTGTATGGAGATCCTCCCGGGTGTCTGGAAGCAGGGCCTTCTTCCCCACACGAGCGGTCCCGGCGGCGCGACCATCCGCCCCGATGCCCTCCCCGACACGCCACCGATTATCGGTGCGGTCAAGAAAGGGGGAGTCATCTTCATGCACCGCTGCACCCCGCACCACTCCACCCCCAACCTCACCGACACCGTCCGCTGGAGCCTCGACCTGCGCTTCCAGCCCACCGGCACCCCCACCGGGCGCCCCTGGTTGCCGTCGTTCGTGGTGCGAAGCCAGGCCGACCCTGCCAGCGTCGAGACCGACTACGCCGCCTGGGACACCGCCTGGGCCGAAGCGCTCGCCAAGCCCGCCCCGCAGAAGTCCGCGCACCGGACAATGTGA
- a CDS encoding NUDIX hydrolase produces the protein MIPDNYDAFDATEAVHVANLRAFVARVTAPASRSTQEGHLTGSAFLVNPDGTEAWLIWHEKLQRWLQPGGHLEPEDASPWHGALRELCEETGLTEGEVLSDGALFDVDVHLIPARGAEPDHFHYDLRYRFILREGAAPTTGRWIPLTELAAFDEESLSRLARKALAG, from the coding sequence ATGATTCCCGATAACTACGACGCATTCGATGCCACAGAAGCGGTACATGTGGCCAATCTACGTGCCTTTGTGGCGCGCGTCACCGCACCCGCGTCGCGTTCAACGCAGGAAGGGCACCTGACGGGCTCAGCGTTCTTGGTGAACCCCGACGGCACCGAGGCGTGGCTGATCTGGCACGAGAAGCTCCAGCGCTGGTTGCAACCGGGAGGGCATTTGGAGCCGGAGGACGCGTCGCCGTGGCATGGGGCGTTGCGGGAGCTCTGTGAGGAGACGGGGCTGACCGAGGGGGAGGTCCTCAGCGATGGTGCGCTCTTCGATGTGGATGTCCATCTCATTCCCGCGCGCGGCGCGGAGCCCGATCACTTTCACTACGACCTGCGCTACCGCTTCATCTTGCGCGAGGGCGCGGCCCCGACCACGGGGCGCTGGATTCCTCTCACGGAGCTGGCGGCCTTCGACGAAGAATCGCTCAGCCGGCTAGCACGGAAAGCGCTTGCTGGATAA
- a CDS encoding GNAT family N-acetyltransferase has translation MLETDRLLLRPFTLDDAPRVFELASVPEVAATSLNIPHPYPESLAADWIGKHPAEAKKGMHVLAITRKTDSLLLGGISLGITHRHHRAELGYWLGLPYWNQGYATEAVRRMIAWGFTEHKLNRIFAQHFACNPASGRVMQKAGMTFEGVLRDCIQKDGVYHDTPMYSILRAEWVNSSP, from the coding sequence ATGCTAGAGACCGACCGCCTGCTCCTGCGCCCCTTTACCCTCGACGATGCCCCCCGTGTCTTCGAGCTCGCGAGCGTCCCCGAGGTCGCCGCAACGTCGCTCAATATCCCGCATCCCTACCCCGAGTCCCTCGCCGCGGACTGGATCGGCAAGCACCCCGCTGAGGCGAAGAAGGGAATGCATGTCCTTGCCATCACACGCAAGACCGACAGCCTGCTCCTCGGCGGCATCTCCCTAGGCATCACCCACCGCCACCACCGTGCCGAGCTGGGATACTGGCTCGGGCTCCCCTACTGGAACCAGGGCTACGCTACCGAGGCGGTGCGCCGCATGATCGCGTGGGGCTTCACCGAGCACAAGCTCAACCGCATCTTTGCCCAGCACTTTGCCTGCAACCCCGCATCGGGGCGTGTGATGCAGAAGGCCGGGATGACTTTTGAAGGAGTCCTGCGCGACTGTATCCAAAAAGACGGTGTCTACCACGATACCCCGATGTACTCGATCCTACGCGCAGAGTGGGTAAACTCTAGCCCATGA
- a CDS encoding SGNH/GDSL hydrolase family protein, producing MKRTARLAISAVSVGFLVALATALALSTQLRLQRTENFLVRLDPLGQEVYESEPTPSQGAIVFFGDSRAQMWVLPRIQGRACVTRGVGRQTTAQALGRLEGDVLRWKPSCVVLECGINDLRALPLLPERRVRLKEDCVANLAKMVETLRKHNIPVVLCTIFPVQTPKPWQEPFWSDGIAGLVRETNTELRKLGREGVQILETEPVLAAADGKIRAELATDHLHLSPAGYERLNERLVLLLKSP from the coding sequence ATGAAGCGTACGGCTCGGCTCGCGATTTCCGCCGTAAGCGTTGGCTTTCTCGTAGCACTTGCGACCGCTTTGGCTCTGTCTACCCAGCTTCGCCTTCAGCGGACGGAGAACTTTTTGGTTCGCCTTGATCCCCTTGGCCAAGAAGTCTATGAGAGTGAACCTACTCCCAGTCAAGGTGCGATTGTATTCTTTGGAGACTCCCGCGCGCAGATGTGGGTACTGCCACGTATCCAAGGGCGAGCATGTGTGACGCGGGGTGTGGGACGACAGACAACGGCACAGGCGCTCGGACGGCTGGAGGGAGATGTGCTTAGATGGAAGCCCTCGTGTGTCGTGCTGGAGTGTGGTATCAACGATTTGCGCGCCTTGCCACTCCTACCCGAGCGCCGAGTGCGCCTCAAAGAGGACTGCGTGGCAAACCTTGCCAAGATGGTGGAGACACTACGAAAACACAATATTCCTGTGGTTCTCTGCACGATTTTCCCCGTACAAACCCCTAAGCCCTGGCAGGAGCCGTTCTGGTCGGACGGTATTGCGGGGCTGGTTCGGGAAACGAATACGGAGCTTAGGAAGCTTGGCCGCGAGGGAGTCCAGATACTTGAGACGGAGCCTGTTCTTGCAGCAGCCGACGGAAAAATCCGGGCGGAGCTCGCTACGGACCATCTTCACCTGAGTCCTGCGGGGTACGAAAGGCTCAATGAGAGACTGGTGCTGCTACTCAAGTCACCGTAA
- a CDS encoding threonine aldolase family protein produces MIDLYSDTKTKPTAAMRAAMAAAEVGDDHFGEDPSVQALQDFLADKLGKEAALFLPSATMANQLAVKLHTQLGDAVICHDLCHIRLFEGGLPAVLSGVSLDSVTGERGVFTGAQVREALRPKGRYFPPTRLVCVENTHNFCGGTVWSAEELDDVVTAARDADLGLHLDGSRLFNAAVKLGGVEGAWPMAARLSRDFDTVTICLTKGLGAPIGALLLGAHEQVEAARRWKHSLGGAMRQSGIVAAGGLHALQHHLPLLAADHDNAQRLAQGLAEIPGVALDPWPTTNLVFANVTGTGLSGDEARQRLRAVGVLSSGTGKRVRFVTHLDIGPDQISEAVAAAREAWRA; encoded by the coding sequence ATGATCGACCTCTACTCAGACACCAAGACCAAGCCCACGGCGGCGATGCGTGCGGCCATGGCGGCGGCGGAGGTGGGCGATGACCACTTTGGCGAGGACCCATCGGTGCAGGCGCTTCAGGACTTTCTGGCGGATAAGCTCGGGAAAGAGGCCGCACTGTTTCTGCCGTCGGCGACCATGGCCAACCAGCTGGCGGTGAAGCTCCACACCCAGCTCGGCGATGCGGTGATCTGCCACGACCTGTGCCACATCCGGCTCTTCGAGGGCGGCTTGCCGGCCGTCCTCTCCGGGGTCTCTCTCGACTCGGTCACGGGCGAGCGCGGCGTCTTCACCGGCGCTCAGGTGCGCGAGGCGCTCCGCCCCAAGGGCCGCTACTTCCCCCCCACCCGCCTGGTCTGTGTGGAGAACACGCACAACTTCTGTGGCGGTACCGTCTGGTCCGCCGAGGAGCTCGACGATGTCGTGACGGCAGCGCGCGACGCGGACTTGGGGCTCCACCTCGACGGCTCCCGGCTCTTCAATGCGGCGGTCAAGCTGGGCGGTGTCGAGGGTGCCTGGCCGATGGCCGCGCGCCTCTCTCGCGACTTTGACACGGTGACGATCTGCCTGACCAAGGGGCTTGGAGCGCCCATCGGGGCCCTGCTCCTTGGGGCACACGAGCAGGTTGAAGCAGCGCGGCGGTGGAAACACTCGCTGGGCGGCGCGATGCGCCAGAGTGGGATTGTCGCGGCGGGCGGGCTCCACGCGCTCCAGCACCACCTCCCGCTACTTGCGGCGGATCATGACAATGCTCAGCGTCTCGCGCAGGGGCTTGCGGAGATTCCTGGGGTCGCCCTAGATCCCTGGCCGACCACCAACCTCGTCTTTGCCAATGTCACCGGCACGGGGCTGAGCGGCGACGAGGCGAGACAGCGCTTACGGGCGGTGGGTGTCCTGAGCTCCGGGACGGGAAAACGCGTGCGCTTTGTCACGCACCTCGATATTGGCCCAGACCAGATCAGCGAGGCCGTCGCGGCGGCGCGGGAGGCGTGGCGGGCTTAG
- a CDS encoding DUF1992 domain-containing protein encodes MDWMRIVGERKIKEAMDEGVFDDNPLKGQPLNYDEDAGLPPDQRITKKILKNAGALPEWMQLEVDIRREREATVKQKERAYKLLDKAPLESRERIKVRLRAELKESMDAVNTMILQYNMICPAGYARPFAPFSLQKELEELSAR; translated from the coding sequence ATGGACTGGATGCGCATTGTCGGGGAGCGGAAGATCAAGGAGGCGATGGACGAGGGGGTGTTTGACGACAACCCGCTCAAGGGCCAGCCACTTAACTACGACGAAGACGCGGGGCTGCCGCCGGACCAGCGGATCACGAAGAAGATCCTCAAAAACGCTGGTGCCCTCCCCGAGTGGATGCAGCTGGAGGTCGATATCCGCCGCGAGCGCGAGGCGACTGTCAAGCAGAAAGAGCGGGCCTACAAGCTCCTGGACAAAGCCCCCCTGGAGAGCCGTGAGCGGATCAAGGTGCGCCTGCGGGCCGAGCTGAAAGAGTCCATGGATGCGGTCAACACGATGATCCTCCAGTACAACATGATCTGCCCCGCCGGCTACGCACGCCCTTTTGCCCCCTTTAGCCTCCAAAAAGAGCTGGAAGAGCTCAGCGCACGATGA
- a CDS encoding iron-containing alcohol dehydrogenase family protein → MHTFTFVTPGKVVCGAGAATDGRLAQEAALLGAKPLLVCGKSLQASGMLEKILATLPGAKVHLGVPPEPSLTDCADAQQAALGCDSIVAIGGGSVLDVAKAAALPGSIYDYFDGKLTVPDERGQALPILAAPTTAGTGSEATWVGVFTDKRGASPKKASIRGGAMLPKTVVLDAALSVSCPPHVTAYSGMDAFVQAVEAYVSRGANPFTDPLALQAAFDIAEWLPSAFRDGESLEARERMLIASYQAGMALNTARLGLVHGIAHPVGARTGAAHGLLCALLLPAVIRFNTGADLDRYSDLAIGIGAPREDLAALAETWLDDFSIPRKLSDLGLQRADLDAVIAETLVSGSTKANPRTVHESDVREVLEACW, encoded by the coding sequence ATGCACACGTTCACGTTTGTCACCCCCGGTAAGGTCGTCTGCGGCGCGGGTGCCGCCACCGATGGTCGGCTCGCGCAGGAGGCCGCGCTACTAGGGGCAAAGCCGCTGCTGGTCTGTGGCAAGAGCCTGCAAGCGTCGGGGATGCTGGAGAAGATTCTGGCGACCCTTCCCGGCGCGAAGGTTCACCTTGGTGTCCCTCCCGAGCCGAGCCTCACCGACTGCGCCGACGCCCAGCAAGCCGCGCTCGGGTGCGACTCGATAGTTGCCATTGGTGGGGGAAGCGTCCTCGATGTCGCCAAGGCCGCCGCCCTCCCGGGGAGCATCTACGACTACTTCGACGGCAAGCTCACGGTTCCCGACGAAAGGGGCCAGGCCCTCCCGATCCTCGCGGCCCCGACCACAGCAGGCACTGGCTCTGAGGCGACCTGGGTGGGGGTCTTCACCGACAAGCGCGGTGCGAGCCCCAAAAAGGCAAGTATTCGCGGCGGGGCGATGCTCCCTAAGACGGTCGTCCTAGATGCCGCACTGAGTGTCTCCTGCCCACCGCACGTCACCGCGTACTCTGGCATGGACGCGTTTGTGCAAGCCGTGGAGGCCTATGTCAGCCGCGGTGCCAACCCCTTCACCGATCCGCTCGCCCTGCAAGCCGCCTTTGATATCGCCGAGTGGTTGCCGTCGGCGTTTCGCGACGGCGAGAGCCTGGAGGCCCGTGAGCGGATGCTGATCGCAAGCTATCAGGCGGGGATGGCGCTCAACACCGCACGTCTCGGGCTGGTACACGGCATCGCCCATCCGGTCGGGGCGCGCACCGGTGCCGCCCACGGCCTCCTCTGCGCCCTGCTCCTACCCGCCGTGATCCGCTTCAACACCGGCGCCGACCTCGACCGCTACAGCGATCTCGCCATCGGAATCGGAGCGCCCCGCGAAGACCTCGCCGCCCTCGCAGAAACCTGGCTCGATGACTTCAGCATCCCGCGCAAGCTCTCCGACCTTGGCCTCCAGCGCGCCGACCTAGATGCCGTAATCGCCGAGACACTGGTCAGCGGCTCCACAAAAGCCAATCCTCGCACCGTCCACGAGAGCGACGTACGAGAAGTTCTAGAGGCGTGTTGGTAG
- a CDS encoding alpha/beta fold hydrolase, with product MTFSELVRLWLVPPTFPAPSFPIAPREFTLTLGAVPLEGFPAERYPEVLGAHKTVACYEWPGDGPTLVLAHGWGGCAAQFAGWIKPLTQAGYHVLSYDAPAHGASEGTLASAPANAATLKALIEWQGKPVHGIIGHSLGAIATTLALAAGVPVTQAIFLAPICYVSDGLKNHGLRHGLTDSEADGLVAYFQAEFSTDLSLLTALARVSSPPPLTLFHDRADESVPFAEAETIAAHWPGAQLVEVPRVGHTRILLARGVIQQALSVLAG from the coding sequence GTGACCTTTTCTGAGCTCGTTCGCCTCTGGCTGGTTCCCCCGACGTTCCCCGCGCCTAGCTTCCCCATCGCTCCTCGGGAGTTCACTCTGACGCTCGGGGCGGTTCCTCTTGAGGGTTTTCCGGCGGAGCGCTACCCCGAGGTCCTTGGTGCCCATAAAACCGTCGCTTGCTACGAGTGGCCCGGCGATGGCCCTACTCTCGTTCTGGCGCATGGCTGGGGTGGGTGTGCGGCGCAGTTTGCGGGCTGGATCAAGCCGCTGACCCAGGCGGGCTACCATGTTCTGAGCTACGATGCCCCAGCGCACGGTGCCTCGGAGGGAACTCTGGCCAGCGCCCCCGCCAATGCCGCCACTCTGAAGGCCCTGATCGAGTGGCAGGGCAAGCCAGTACACGGAATAATCGGGCACTCCCTGGGGGCGATTGCGACCACCCTCGCACTCGCCGCCGGCGTTCCGGTCACGCAGGCGATCTTCCTCGCCCCGATCTGCTATGTGAGCGATGGTCTCAAGAACCACGGGCTACGGCACGGGCTAACCGACTCGGAGGCGGACGGGCTTGTCGCCTACTTTCAGGCTGAGTTCTCCACGGACCTCTCGCTGCTCACGGCGCTGGCGCGGGTCTCGTCACCACCGCCCCTCACCCTCTTCCACGACCGCGCCGATGAGAGTGTCCCGTTTGCCGAGGCAGAGACCATCGCCGCGCACTGGCCCGGCGCACAGCTCGTTGAGGTTCCGCGCGTCGGCCACACCCGTATTCTGCTGGCACGCGGGGTTATCCAGCAAGCGCTTTCCGTGCTAGCCGGCTGA
- a CDS encoding tetratricopeptide repeat protein gives MKRQKNLFVLLGVLLVGGLASLPWQLRQWKSLEAERQKTAFQEKRLRELSQASQKTSEARTHLPTDPASRMEAALALVKTGDSTHALPLLHALEEDSHRIPGITSPLGDLYRQVGQVDRAYALLSSALLLTPNDPATLVRMAYLELSLGEREAAMEHIHKAQAAAPNDPEPYLAEAFYQDQESKFALAEPLLKKALAAAPERWNTAALLADNQARQGRYDQALESLDRLVAEHPGETQILAQQARTLLDAANAQSSKASEYRKKATEVLETAQKLAPGDASLPFERGRAWRDLGETAKARQAWEESYRLKPTYAKLRGQLGALLLRTGEIERGRRLIAEEEQAERERTDYNVAVGKVMQARGDEQARRQFAHWCATHQKPARAILEWERLLSAHPNDPEATQELARLKNNGME, from the coding sequence ATGAAGCGCCAAAAGAACCTCTTTGTCTTGTTGGGAGTCCTGCTGGTGGGTGGGCTCGCCAGCCTTCCCTGGCAGCTCCGCCAGTGGAAATCTCTGGAAGCAGAGCGCCAGAAGACAGCCTTTCAGGAGAAGCGCTTGCGGGAGCTGAGCCAGGCGAGCCAGAAGACTAGCGAGGCACGCACGCACCTGCCAACCGATCCCGCGAGCCGCATGGAGGCTGCCCTCGCCTTGGTCAAGACAGGTGATAGCACGCATGCCCTCCCGCTCCTGCACGCCCTTGAAGAGGACTCGCACCGCATTCCGGGAATAACCAGCCCACTCGGCGACCTCTACCGACAGGTCGGGCAGGTCGACCGTGCCTATGCCTTGCTGAGTAGTGCGCTCCTCCTCACTCCCAATGACCCCGCGACTCTGGTCCGTATGGCCTACCTTGAGCTCAGCCTCGGGGAGCGGGAGGCGGCGATGGAGCATATCCACAAAGCACAGGCCGCCGCCCCCAACGATCCCGAGCCCTACCTTGCCGAGGCGTTCTACCAGGACCAGGAGAGCAAGTTCGCCCTCGCCGAGCCCCTGCTGAAGAAAGCACTCGCCGCCGCGCCTGAGCGCTGGAACACCGCCGCTCTCCTGGCAGACAACCAGGCACGCCAAGGCCGCTACGACCAAGCACTGGAGTCGCTGGACCGCTTGGTCGCCGAGCACCCCGGGGAGACTCAGATCCTGGCGCAGCAAGCACGCACCCTGCTCGATGCCGCAAACGCTCAATCGTCGAAAGCCTCAGAATATCGCAAGAAGGCAACCGAGGTACTGGAGACCGCCCAAAAGCTCGCGCCCGGTGATGCATCGCTTCCCTTTGAGCGGGGCCGTGCCTGGCGCGACCTTGGGGAGACCGCAAAGGCGCGGCAGGCCTGGGAGGAGAGCTACCGGCTCAAGCCCACCTACGCAAAGCTTCGCGGACAGCTCGGGGCGCTCCTTCTCCGCACGGGAGAGATCGAGCGCGGCCGCCGCCTGATCGCCGAGGAGGAGCAAGCCGAACGGGAGCGGACGGACTACAATGTCGCGGTGGGTAAGGTGATGCAGGCCCGTGGCGACGAGCAAGCACGCCGGCAGTTTGCCCACTGGTGCGCGACGCACCAGAAGCCCGCCCGCGCGATCTTGGAGTGGGAGCGTCTCCTCAGTGCGCACCCCAATGACCCGGAGGCAACACAGGAGCTCGCCCGGCTGAAGAACAACGGGATGGAGTAG
- a CDS encoding RBBP9/YdeN family alpha/beta hydrolase, which yields MSNKSTLILHGWGGNKPEHWQEHLAATLTAAGQTVHYPKLPEPTAPNLELWIAGQEAAFAAAGDPDNLTVVCHSLGAITYLHVASRATAKLAERVLLVAPPYVVPGIPPWSAPATVDTFFPPPLNADAIAKAATVTHLVGGNDDDYATWEQMETYAKRLGIECTMLPGAGHISPYWGYGKWEWVENWCLGSAELPPVAKK from the coding sequence ATGAGCAACAAATCCACTCTGATCCTGCACGGCTGGGGCGGCAATAAGCCCGAGCACTGGCAGGAGCACCTCGCTGCCACCCTCACCGCTGCCGGCCAGACCGTCCACTACCCCAAGCTCCCCGAGCCCACGGCACCCAACCTGGAGCTCTGGATCGCGGGGCAGGAGGCCGCATTTGCCGCTGCGGGCGATCCCGACAATCTGACCGTGGTCTGCCATAGCCTTGGGGCGATCACCTACCTGCATGTCGCCAGCCGCGCCACCGCAAAGCTCGCCGAGCGGGTCTTGCTGGTCGCACCGCCCTATGTCGTCCCCGGAATCCCCCCGTGGAGCGCCCCCGCCACCGTGGACACGTTCTTTCCCCCGCCCCTAAACGCCGATGCCATCGCCAAGGCCGCCACCGTGACGCATCTGGTCGGCGGCAACGACGATGACTACGCGACCTGGGAGCAGATGGAGACCTATGCCAAGCGCCTCGGGATCGAGTGCACCATGCTCCCCGGTGCGGGCCATATCAGCCCGTACTGGGGCTATGGCAAGTGGGAGTGGGTCGAAAACTGGTGCCTCGGAAGCGCCGAGCTTCCCCCCGTCGCCAAGAAGTAG
- a CDS encoding helix-turn-helix transcriptional regulator, with protein MSNLTFLASSSHPLYTLNLDKHLLGYYTIQYVCQGELEVAYDDQFYSLTDQPSGWFFPAYPGPRLRFHPRTLGGTWWHRHLAFQGDRVEQWRAQGLWLTEPQLCPESIDGGARLDTIIALSRATSRWSHERAINQLEALLLDLAEARTTPATESPWLARVLALLGEDFTPDYEQLARTLECSLATLRRRFKRETGQALHEYVIVQRVARARTLLLETDYPLREIAARLGYDSEFFFARQFKQVALVTPGEYRRSGLFIPPPG; from the coding sequence ATGAGCAACCTTACGTTTCTTGCGAGCTCCAGTCACCCTCTCTATACCCTGAACTTAGATAAGCATCTCCTAGGTTATTACACAATCCAGTATGTCTGCCAAGGCGAGCTTGAGGTCGCCTACGACGACCAGTTCTACTCCCTTACCGACCAGCCCTCCGGCTGGTTCTTTCCGGCCTACCCCGGCCCGCGCCTGCGCTTTCATCCCCGCACGCTTGGCGGAACGTGGTGGCACCGGCACCTTGCCTTCCAGGGCGACCGGGTCGAGCAGTGGCGCGCGCAGGGCCTCTGGCTCACCGAGCCCCAGCTCTGTCCGGAGAGCATCGACGGTGGCGCACGCCTCGACACGATTATCGCGCTCAGCCGCGCCACCAGCCGCTGGAGCCATGAGAGAGCCATCAACCAGCTAGAGGCGCTGCTCCTCGACCTCGCCGAGGCACGCACCACGCCCGCGACAGAGAGCCCCTGGCTGGCACGCGTGCTGGCGCTTCTGGGGGAGGACTTCACCCCCGACTACGAGCAGCTCGCCCGCACTCTGGAGTGCTCGCTTGCTACCCTGCGCCGCCGCTTCAAGCGCGAGACCGGCCAAGCGCTCCATGAGTACGTCATTGTCCAGCGAGTCGCCCGGGCACGCACCTTGCTCCTGGAGACAGACTATCCCCTGCGCGAGATCGCCGCCCGCCTCGGCTACGACTCGGAGTTTTTCTTTGCCCGCCAGTTCAAGCAAGTCGCGCTGGTAACCCCCGGCGAGTACCGGCGCAGCGGGCTCTTCATCCCCCCGCCGGGATAA